The window CTCTCGTATCTTTTGCGACCCTTTGCGTCTTTATGGGAACAAGGACGTATTTGGGGAGGCAGTTCTGAGACCTCCTTTTCTATATTTCGGAAATTAGTGAGAAGTCTAGTAGTGTCCCATTATAATATAAAAGGGAAGCGACTGAAGGCAAGCCATGCTTAAGTGACGGGGGTCATCGTGAGTGGGAGCTACTGTTTTCTTCAAGGTGGCGGAAGGGCTGCACTCGGTGCGGCTCCCTGAAAGttaaagaagagaggaagagagagatgatCGGTTTcgcctcttctcttctttcggATCAGCTCAGCTCGAGGTCATCATCGACTCCTTAAATTCTGCGTTGCTTCTCATTCCCTTAGCTCTCTCTCCAAACCCACAATGGAGAGGAGGCTCAACAAGGCTTGCGTTCTTCTCATGGGTGAGAATCCTATACGTATATGTCGCATGCAAGTATCGAGAACGACTCTTATCAGTTGGAATGACGGTTTTTGgtctctcttttgtttctttctttttggggttgtgCATGAATTTGGTGCAGTGATAGCTGGGATGGAGAGGTTCGTGTTCAAAGGGGTGGCGTCGAATCTGGTGACGTATCTGACGGAGGTGATGAAGATGAGCAACTCGTCGGCGGCGAAAATGGTGAACGCCTGGTGCGGCCTCACCTCGCTGCTCCCTCTGCTGGTGGCCCCGCTCGCCGACTCCTACTGGGACCGCTACTCCACCGTCCTGTCCTTCTCCCTCTTCTACGTCGTGGTGAGTCTTCGGTTCGATTCTCGGTGCCACGCCCTTCTCGCTCTTCAATCTGCTTCCTGATTTCTCTCCGTTTCTTACCGTTCCGCAAGCACGTTACTTTCGTTTTCTCTCTTAGAAAAGGATGTTCCATGTCGTGACTGGTTGATGTTTTCTCAACGTGAACTCGTAGGATCCTCGAGAATTTCGTTATTCTCTTCTTGATATTGAGCAGTGACGTGGAGGCAGAAACATTGTTGAAATCATTAAGGCCAGATTAGGTTTTTTTGaccttcttttgtttcttggtaTGATTAAATGCTACATTAAAGTgggtcaacaaaaaaaaaaatgctacattaaagtgattttttttatacaagATCCTATCTGTAAGATAGGGACTTCCCATAATCACATAATTAGTGGAAGAGATGGTAAATGCTTGTGAGCACATAGAATCTGGTGGGGTACGATGGTCGTCGAAGACATTTTGTAAGCCTGGCAGTACtgcattttgtttctttgattaGGTTTTTTGTAAGATGGGGATTTGATTGCACATATTAAGAAAATTGAGGGCTTGAttgcaaaaaatgaaacttAGAGGATTAAATCGTACGACTCCAAAGAGTTAGAGGACTCGATTAAGTTAGGGATGAGATTGCCTAGACacgaaaatttaaaattttaaaagactAAATCTGTACTTAGCCGAGTCAGCCCTTCTCTATTTTCAGTTATCTAGTTACGTGCGCAATTCTGATGTCTTCTTTGCTTTTTGTGGTAAAGtctgttttatatatatatatatcaagagaCCATAAAAGATGACCATGTAACCACTTTTTGATTGTCGTTTCAATGCCTTTTGCATTTGGAGGTGCTCAATGCTTTTTCACTAGCAATTTGAATAAAAAggaagctttttttttccttttgccctcgatagaaaaaaaaaatgctttttcaGGTCATGAGCTCTCCTTTTGTGACACGACCTTAAAAGAGCAACTTTTTTTGGGGAAGCACAGGTGCAATCTGATTTGTTCCTAGTGTTCAATGGGCATAATCACTTTAGTTAGACTATAGTCAGCTAAATAGCATTCTACGTGTTTCCAACTGAGCATGGCTTTGGTATAAGCATTTACTGGATCAAGAATAGAGGCAGTGAATCTGTAATTAAGTACCTTGGTATTGATACCcgtttttctttccattgtgTTGGGAAGGGACTCGTGGCGTTGACGTCAACCGCATTGGAGTCAGCATGGCACCCACCGAGCAAGCCCGACTACTCTCCGTACCTCTTCTGGTCCCTCTGTTTGATCTCCGTCGGCCTTGGCGGGTACAATCCATCATTGCAGGCATTCGCAACGGATCAACTCGACAATGAAGAGGAGCTGCCTCGCAGCAAGGACGAGAAGAAATCAGGCAAGAACAGCTCGTTCTTTCAATGGTGGTACTTTGCCATTTGTAGTGGCAGCCTCCTGGGGATAACATTCATGTCATACATACAAGACACCTTCGGATGGGTTCTGGGATACGCCATACCGACTGGAGCGATGATTGCATCGGTTGCATTTTTCTCATGCGGAAACAAACTCTGTGGGTACAAACAAGATGCAAATAATGTTGGTAACAAGCCTTTTCTTATCGTATATAAGAGAATCCGAGCGATTGCATCCAAATTCAAGAATGGAGCAATTTCCTTACCAGATGAGGAGTCTGAATTGGTGGAGCTAGAGTAAGTTCTCCAAGTTCTTGAACCAACAATGACCATCCTTTCCATGATCTTGATCAGTAGCTGACAAGTCTCATCATTTTTTGTTGTGCACAGGCTGCAAGAGAAACCTCTTTGTCCTCACAATGTTGGGGTCATCGAGAACTTGGAAAAGAACCCCAAAAGCTGTCGCTGTTATGTGATCAATAACGGGGGAGTACTCCTTCGGTTGCTGCCTATTTGGACGATGCTCCTGATGTTCGCCGTGATCTTCAACCAACCGGCGACCTTCTTTACAAAGCAAGGGATGGCGATGAAGCGGAACATCGGGAGCCACTTCGACATCCCACCAGCGACCCTCCAGAGCGCCATCACGCTATCCATAATCCTCCTAATGCCCCTTTACGACAAAATGCTGATACCGATCACAAGGCTATTCACACACAACAAGGAAGGCATTAACGTAATGCAAAGGATGGGGATCGGGATGTTCCTCTCAGTCATAGCCATGGTGACAGCCGCGCTTGTCGAGACAAAGAGGCTCGAGATGATACGAAGAGCCAAAGACGCCGAATTGAGCATCTTCTGGCTGCTCCCGCAGTACATTCTGCTGGGTATTTCCGACGTTTTCACCGTGGTCGGGATGCAGGAGTTCTTCTACAACGAAGTCCCCGTTAGGATGAGGACCATGGGATTCGCGCTGTACACCAGCGTCTTCGGAGTCGGGAGCTTTTTGAGCGCCCTGATGATCTCGGTGATCGAGTTCTTCACGAGGGGCCACAGCTGGTTCTCCGACGACATGAGCGAAGCCCGCCTAGACAGTTACTACTGGATTCTGGCCTTGGCGGCTTCATTGAGCTTGCTTCTGTACGTAGCATCGTGTAAATTTTTCAGGAGCCGTAGCTTTGTGGACGGCGAGGATTGTACATGAGTTCATCGTTTTTGATTTGGTTCTAGGTCGGTCTTTTCATGATGTCCCCGTATCGAAGTTGATTGTAAAAATTGTCACCTTTGCCAGCTCCGTTGGACACAAATTTGCTTGTTTCACGGGTGAAATTGACCGAACTGTAAGGGCCCGGAAAATCCGAATCAAAAAGATCAGGTCAAAAGTTCAAACCTCCACTTTGAAAAGGTTTAACCAAAAGCTGATTAAATGCAAGACAAAAGCTACGAAAAAGATTATCGCACCATCGTATGCTTTTAAAAATCCAGAGATGTGGGGTTCTGCTTTAGGTCATATCCCGAACACGCACACTATGCATGGAGGTTGAAGATATCATATGGCTCTGAAAGAACGTGATTTGAAATGTGACTTGGAATTGTGCTCTTCCCACTTGAGGTGATAACTTTTTAAGACTTGCAAGCATTCATGAGAAATTGCTGTTGAAACTAGGACCCTAAGGTTCTTAAAAGGAATGCGATCACTGTACTGCAAATAGTATGAGAAGACAATTTTGCACAAGTGCTGAGCGATAGGTTACTCGTGTCCTGTAAAGCCTTGCCTACGCAGGAAGTTACTAATCGACCTGATCGATTCTCATGCtcaatcaagaagaagaatCGCATAAACAACCCACCATGAGAGAGGAGTCACCCAATTACATGCTAAAAAGCAGCAGCAACAGTCTTCACATTCCGACTGCTATCACCAAAGGACACATGAGGGGATTGCCAAGACAAAGACAGAAGGTTAGCACCTTTATACACAGCAGCATGTTTCATATAATTAAATCATGGGAACTTACTTGTtaatgaagaaaatggaaaaggtgTCGGATGATGGGAGTATGAAATGCAAGCATCCCCCCACATCCGAACACAACTTGACACGGTGCAAACTTGGTGGAGAAGTTTCATGGAGATCAGAAAGACAGAAAGATGCCCAAACAAAATACAGAACCTAACTACATGATAATGGTGGCTAAAGAATATATAACACTTAATGAGCAAATAACAAGTAAAGAactaggtgagagagagagagagagagagagagagagagagaacgcttTGAAACATTCAGTGACCCACGAGCATTTATCTGCTCATGCATACATAGAGTGGAAGAAAGAGGATAAGGAATTGGGTCGTTTACTCCTGGAAGAGATGAGCGCCCGTGTCCACGTTTTACTGGATGACTTTGAAAGTCAAGGTCACGGTGAACAAATCTATTTATACTCATTCAAGTTATGCAATTGTTCCAGAGGTAAGAAAAGCCAGACTAAATGGTAATTTCAGAATCCCCTCATACTAATACTTATTTTAAGGCAACCTCTCACTCAATTTCACTGCTGTAATTCCGAGCGACTCAAATCATATGTGAATCCAGCAAAAGGAAATGTCCCAGCAAGATCAAGCCATGGGATACCTGACCATGTCATAGCTTGTAATCTATCACCAGCTGCCAGAGGATACAGAGGAATGAAGGAGCTCCAATTCCCATTGAGGGGTCAATGTCCAGGTGCTCAGACACAAATTCACATTGCAATCTCAAAACACAGACAAATCACATATGACAAACGGCAGACAAAAAATTGTGTCTTCTAAGGACTTTAAGGTGAGAAAGGTAGCAAACCAATTCATAACCTCTCAGCAAACTTGACAATAAGAGAAGACAGAATGACAAAAGGAAATGGTCAATTTTTGCTTCTCCAACCAAATGTGATACAAATACTGGCAGTAAAGCGAGTCAACAGTGAGCATCAGGTCAGGCTTAAGCATTTATGGCCAGCTGTCAGTAAGTTGAGCTGCTAGCTGCAGCAGCCAGCCGATGCATACTAAACCAATTTTGGTGCATCTAGCTATCATCAGAAAGACTTTAGCACTTTCCTAAATGATTGATTACACTTTCCCACACTTTTCCATGCTCATCTCCTCCACCTATCGAAGATATAGTTTTTCTATCTATTTGATCAGTATAACCAGCAAAGGGAAATATAAGAAAGAAAGGCAACTCAAAATGGCGAGACAATGGAGATCATGTCAGTGTGAACCACACTCAAAAGTTTGAATCTTATTATATGCTTCCCCCATTTCAGCAGAGGGTTCCTGACCTGACCCGAACAGAGACAGAAATTCAATACATATTATGAACATAAGAAAAATTAGCCCAACAATTGCAGCAGAAAACTATAGCAACTGAAATTTTTTGCACAGAATGGAAAACCAACATAAAAGCTAACTCAGTTCACTTTGTACAGTGAAATTCGGGTCCATCTACTCTAAGCACTTGAAAAATTGATAACATGAAGTCAGCCTTCTCAGGGAAGAAATTTCATCCTCTCTCCCTCAACTCAATGATGGGAACCATATCCATTAGCACCCAACTCTATCACAGCACCCTTCGGCTTTACCACATTCTCCTCTTCCCTGTTCCCATCATCAACATCTTCATCAGAGTCCAGAGTAAACTGCTCATGATTGCCCAAACTCTGAACTTCTTCCCCTAAGGGCCTGTACTTCGCGAAATCCCCTCGAATCCCATTCCTAATCCCATTCCTCTGCGCAATCAGGGAATAAATCCCGACCCCTACCGTCACAAGCAGGGCAAGATGGCAATTAAACTGCAGCGTCGCGATTGCTCTAGCCCTATGATACTCAGCATGCCCCTTGCACTTAACTGTGTAATTCCCTCTACTCTTCTCATGCAACCAACACCCGTGAGCAACCAAGCCAGTGTAAAAGGAAAACCCCATTTGCAGAAACCACGTTCCCTGAAGCACCAAACCGACAGCGCGGGCCAATCTCGGGAACTCCGATTTCGGGGATTTCAACCCCAGAACCGTGGAGAACGTGCATACCGCGATGGGCACGAGCATGAGATCGAAGTACCTGTTCTCGATCCCGCTCGTGTCCTTCCTCTGGAGGTAGTACGCCAGAACTCCTCCACGAAAGCGAACAGAGCGATCACGTTGACCAGCGAAGCGCTCAAAGGAAACGAGCTCGTCAGAGTGACTACAATCCCGGCGACCGCGTACAGCAAGAACagcgccgccaccgccacgaCCTGCAGCTGGAGAACCGAGCCGAGGCGGTCGCGGGACCCCGCCGCGTCGGCCAGCGAGATCAGGGAGTTGGCCACGAACAGGAGCGAGAGGACGGAGACCGAGACGAGCGAGATCAGGGACGCCGACCCCGCCTTCGCCCCCGGCCGGGGCGGCGATCGCGCAGCGGAGGGGGCGATCGGGCCGAGGGGCGAGGGCGGGCTGGGGCTGGGGCCGCCGCCGGCCCGGTCCGCGAGCGAACCCGACGCGGCCAGGGCCTCGAGGGCGCCGATGGAGATGAATCCGCCGCCGGCGACGGCCAGCGCGAAGAGCCCCATCGCCTTCGAGTCTCTCTCCGGCGTCaatcgaggaggaggaggaggaggaggaggaggacggcggATTCTCCGAAGAGACGGTCGCGCTGGCGACTGCGTCGAAGGTCAAAGGAAGGAGGCGAGGAGGTTGGTCGGATCTCCGGTTGTTTTGTCTCCGCGCGTGAATTCGTTTGTTTTCCTGCGTGCTCGTGCGGCGGcggttttggactttttgggCTCGTTCCGTTTCCAGAACCGCCGCCGGAATAATGACCGGGCGACCCGACTCCGTTTAATCTCGGGCGAAGCCCGATTAACCTCCCGGCTTGTAATAAATACTAGTAAATTAGTAAGTACCATTTGCGAATTTCCCTAAGCTCATTTGGGCAGAAATTATGGTCGAGCGGACTCGAACCGAGTCGACCCGAATATTGCATCTGATCTGTGTTAGTGTGTTGTTCAAGCCTGCATCTATGCGATGTATGTTAAGATGTTCAAGCCCGGCCCCAATCAAAATCGGGCGAACCGGGCTATTCCGTGAAAATTATTACTCGCATTTGTACCGTATTTTGATGGGTTGAATTTGATTTGGCACTCGAACACTAGCAAAAACTCACCTCTAGCTCTAATTTACATGTGTTATGGACAACCCCTGAAATGTGTTttgccagaaaaaaagaaggtggTAAAGCTAGCATATGCCCCATTTTAGTTAAGTTGGACATGCTAAAACCGAAATGTCCTTACTTAGGCCCCTTTCTTATTCAAGAAATATTACACTTTAAGTTGATTTGTTTATGTGttatttatgagaaaataaattagaatttcaGCTTAGAAGACCTGAGCGCTCCGGCAACAGGGCAAGCCCTTCATTCGATTCATCATTAGATCAAGTCGAATATTCTCTTGATCACGGGCCACACATCTTGTGatgtttcataatttttattggttttttattaattaaattaacaaaattaaaattatatttcaatataaataatatttgaattctaatatgaaaaattcaaaataacaaaaaataacaatagctttttaatttaatcttatttatatatatttgaatttaattctatcttataatatgaattcaaatataagtataaatatatctttatatctattacatattttaggtattctagtattttaagtatattgatatagtttattatttaataatttttattagagaatgatgaaagaggaagaaagaaataaaaataattaattaaaaagagaggaaaataaaataaaaaataaaatattcaagagTGTTGCAagagatttttatcatctccattcgtaaattttttagttcatttatGTTGATATGTCGTTCATATCAAAaataatgtacatgatatgatgcgAATATATCTAACTTTATTATTAGAATCACCAAACAATAAATAGAATATGATAAATTCCTAGATTTTATATTTCTATCCTATCTAGTTTGATCCTagttcatttatattgatatattgTTCATACCAAATAATCTATTCCCGAGATTTCATGTAAACATCAAACTTTCAAAATCgattcaatcaagtcctaaacaaTTGCTAAAAAGTACAAACAATCCCAAACATTTCAATTGGTTTAATTAGGCTGCGCATAACAACACTTCTTGgctgggaaaaagtttttttttttttcagaaatagttattttctattttcattctggggaacaatttctaagtaaaataaggtgtttgataactacacaaacTTTAtactctaaaaatataaaaataatataaatgcgtttggtacgaagcaatttcttttttgtatttatttattttttattcttgctcacagATCGCCGGTCACCGTCACCCATCGCCGCTCGTTGTTGCCACTACACGACTGCTAGCCACCGACCGCTATTGCACAGCCCATCCGTCGGTGACGGTCAGCGGTCGGTGGGCGTGCAGCGGTAGCGGCGAGCGGCGATGGATAGAGGTGGCGGCGGCCAAAGGCAAACGATGGCGACGGCAGAGGCCGGCGGTTgacgatggcgatggcgatcgACGACGGCTCTAGGCGATTGGAGGTGGCCGCGGCAaaagagaggaacaaaagaaaaataaaaaggaaaattggtttatttctaaaaattgttccagaaacaagaaattacttttttttgtttcttgtttctattccaaaactgtTCCAGGAacataaaaatagagaaattgttcatgggaacaaaagttttactaaacggtttctgttctttttgttccgaggaataaaaaaaaaaaaacagaaattaggagaaatagaaatgttgtcatgcagACCCctccatctttttatttttattttttggtcggaaatatGCTTCACTGAAATACCAACCCGACAACGGAGTACAAGCATATCCAAAGTCAAGACATAAAATTAACCAAAAGCTAAGTTGTCAAAAACTAGTTCTACTTTCATATCAGTTTCAAGTACACCCCTCAAGTTCGACACACGTGCTTCTTTCAGCCATAATAGAGCTTCTCTTGCAACTAGGGTTTTAGCGACTAAAGCCGAGGGAGCGTGGATCTTCCTTGCGAAACCATCGATGAGCACTTTGTCATTGTTTTCACATATACCTGCGACCAAACCCTCCATTGAGGAGCAACACTAGGAGCTATCAACATTTAATTTCAAGATATGAGGTAATGGTGCAGTCC of the Eucalyptus grandis isolate ANBG69807.140 chromosome 10, ASM1654582v1, whole genome shotgun sequence genome contains:
- the LOC104422584 gene encoding LOW QUALITY PROTEIN: uncharacterized protein LOC104422584 (The sequence of the model RefSeq protein was modified relative to this genomic sequence to represent the inferred CDS: inserted 1 base in 1 codon) gives rise to the protein MGLFALAVAGGGFISIGALEALAASGSLADRAGGGPSPSPPSPLGPIAPSAARSPPRPGAKAGSASLISLVSVSVLSLLFVANSLISLADAAGSRDRLGSVLQLQVVAVAALFLLYAVAGIVVTLTSSFPLSASLVNVIALFAFVEEFXAYYLQRKDTSGIENRYFDLMLVPIAVCTFSTVLGLKSPKSEFPRLARAVGLVLQGTWFLQMGFSFYTGLVAHGCWLHEKSRGNYTVKCKGHAEYHRARAIATLQFNCHLALLVTVGVGIYSLIAQRNGIRNGIRGDFAKYRPLGEEVQSLGNHEQFTLDSDEDVDDGNREEENVVKPKGAVIELGANGYGSHH
- the LOC104422583 gene encoding protein NRT1/ PTR FAMILY 5.8; this encodes MERRLNKACVLLMVIAGMERFVFKGVASNLVTYLTEVMKMSNSSAAKMVNAWCGLTSLLPLLVAPLADSYWDRYSTVLSFSLFYVVGLVALTSTALESAWHPPSKPDYSPYLFWSLCLISVGLGGYNPSLQAFATDQLDNEEELPRSKDEKKSGKNSSFFQWWYFAICSGSLLGITFMSYIQDTFGWVLGYAIPTGAMIASVAFFSCGNKLCGYKQDANNVGNKPFLIVYKRIRAIASKFKNGAISLPDEESELVELELQEKPLCPHNVGVIENLEKNPKSCRCYVINNGGVLLRLLPIWTMLLMFAVIFNQPATFFTKQGMAMKRNIGSHFDIPPATLQSAITLSIILLMPLYDKMLIPITRLFTHNKEGINVMQRMGIGMFLSVIAMVTAALVETKRLEMIRRAKDAELSIFWLLPQYILLGISDVFTVVGMQEFFYNEVPVRMRTMGFALYTSVFGVGSFLSALMISVIEFFTRGHSWFSDDMSEARLDSYYWILALAASLSLLLYVASCKFFRSRSFVDGEDCT